Proteins found in one Triticum urartu cultivar G1812 chromosome 4, Tu2.1, whole genome shotgun sequence genomic segment:
- the LOC125554853 gene encoding uncharacterized protein LOC125554853, giving the protein MSYAQALPSKNDDDTKYYFAIHLKDDNDKGYYGISANMDVYGHNLNVRQLSAGAIWIHNWEGDVNKKLNTIIVGWVVWPYRFNDSRTHLFTVWTKDNHRSTGCVNLDCPGFKLVKGSPISPGDIISPVSGINRKRQTITIRVSKESSSGDWWLYYGINSVPIPVGYFPASLFDSLSTKATQISIGGHARSTRNTIAPPMGIGAFASNPGQAASIHDIWLIHKDGRSTPIGNDARTKVTDGKLYSASPIGRAQFFYGGPGGKS; this is encoded by the exons ATGTCATATGCACAAGCTTTACCATCAAAAAATGATGATGACACAAAATATTAT TTTGCCATACATTTGAAGGATGATAATGACAAGGGATACTATGGAATATCGGCTAACATGGATGTGTATGGACACAATCTTAATGTCAGACAACTGTCAGCGGGTGCAATTTGGATTCATAACTGGGAAGGTGATGTTAACAAAAAACTCAATACAATTATTGTTGGTTGGGTG GTTTGGCCATATCGATTTAATGACTCGCGTACTCACCTTTTTACAGTTTGGACA AAAGATAATCATCGAAGTACAGGGTGTGTCAACCTCGATTGTCCTGGCTTTAAACTCGTGAAGGGGTCCCCCATATCTCCTGGTGATATCATAAGTCCTGTCTCCGGTATCAATAGGAAACGCCAAACGATTACTATTAGAGTGTCCAAG GAAAGTTCAAGTGGGGACTGGTGGTTGTACTATGGCATCAACAGTGTCCCAATTCCAGTAGGTTACTTCCCAGCATCACTATTTGACAGCTTATCTACAAAAGCCACTCAAATCTCAATTGGAGGGCATGCTCGAAGTACTAGAAATACTATAGCTCCTCCTATGGGAATTGGAGCCTTTGCCTCTAACCCTGGTCAAGCTGCATCTATCCATGATATCTGGCTCATCCACAAGGATGGTAGAAGCACCCCAATTGGCAATGATGCACGCACTAAAGTTACAGATGGCAAGCTCTACTCTGCTTCACCCATAGGAAGAGCTCAATTCTTTTATGGAGGCCCGGGAGGGAAATCTTAG
- the LOC125552563 gene encoding probable E3 ubiquitin-protein ligase RHY1A, with product MFRTNERLPGAVLQAQARVLERLRGVSIGSSTSRPSITLDEFSATDVFRIIDFGSREAPYEANWPGSSSVQPSSGSDEESLENTSISSTTSNRSPGLSKSAFLRLQIEIFEAKKDDNREASPECSICLDGFYDRDELIRLRCGHRFHSTCLEPWVRKCADCPYCRTNIRSRPR from the coding sequence ATGTTCAGAACAAATGAGCGGCTTCCCGGTGCCGTACTGCAAGCTCAGGCACGTGTTCTGGAGAGACTGAGAGGCGTTTCTATCGGATCATCTACCTCCAGGCCATCCATCACATTGGATGAATTTTCAGCTACGGATGTGTTTAGAATCATTGACTTCGGAAGCAGAGAAGCCCCATACGAGGCTAATTGGCCTGGCTCATCATCTGTCCAGCCAAGCAGCGGGTCGGATGAAGAGAGCTTGGAGAACACATCCATCAGTTCAACTACTTCCAACAGGTCACCTGGACTGAGCAAGTCTGCCTTTCTTCGGCTACAGATAGAGATCTTTGAGGCTAAGAAAGATGACAACAGGGAGGCATCGCCGGAATGCTCGATTTGTCTCGATGGTTTCTACGACAGAGACGAGCTGATAAGGCTGCGCTGCGGACACAGGTTCCACTCGACTTGCTTGGAGCCATGGGTGCGGAAATGCGCAGATTGCCCATACTGTCGAACAAACATAAGGTCCCGGCCCCGATGA
- the LOC125554087 gene encoding putative cyclin-dependent kinase F-2, translating into MAARKRPAAAVLGAGHATTTRCKRNRINNIRSSADYEEKTCLGEGGFGCVLRARHRATGKIVAIKYLNWEDGSTEAPDPAELLREAGFLEACDGNPYVVGFEGLVRDPDNGAYGLVMEYVAAPTLHEFLWNRCRGGGPPLPESTVRAIMWKLFTGAKKMHDRHVVHRDIKPANILLGQDGELVKICDFGLAISLSELPPYTQAGTAFYLAPEMLLGKKDYDVLVDTWSLGCVMAEMLTGKTLFLGDDDDDDDDDDDTNNEIIQLWSIFRLLGTPDDRTWPEFTSLPHTAKALRLLPPGHKENKLRELFPREKLSDEGFQLLQGLLTCNPDKRLTAAAALKHRWFAAPRPATAAAKGGALPLTVKKAPRIKFIPPAMPQKGTQHNKCN; encoded by the exons ATGGCCGCGCGCAAGCGACCTGCTGCTGCCGTCCTCGGCGCCGGCCACGCcaccacgacgcgctgcaagagGAACCGCATCAACAACATCCGGAGCAGCGCGGACTACGAGGAGAAGACATGCCTCGGCGAGGGCGGCTTCGGCTGCGTCCTCCGGGCGCGCCACCGCGCCACCGGCAAGATCGTCGCCATCAAGTACCTCAACTGGGAGGACGGGTCCACGGAGGCGCCCGACCCCGCCGAGCTTCTGCGGGAGGCCGGATTCCTCGAGGCCTGCGACGGGAACCCGTACGTCGTCGGCTTCGAGGGCCTGGTGCGCGACCCTGATAACGGCGCCTACGGCCTCGTCATGGAGTACGTCGCCGCGCCGACCCTCCATGAGTTCCTGTGGAATAGGTGCCGCGGCGGCGGCCCGCCGCTCCCGGAGTCCACGGTGCGCGCCATCATGTGGAAGCTCTTCACCGGTGCCAAGAAGATGCACGACCGCCACGTCGTCCACCGCGACATCAAGCCGGCCAACATCCTCCTCGGCCAAGACGGGGAACTGGTCAAAATCTGCGACTTTGGGCTGGCGATCTCCTTGTCCGAGCTGCCGCCGTACACCCAGGCCGGCACGGCGTTCTACTTGGCGCCCGAAATGCTGCTGGGGAAGAAAGACTACGACGTGCTCGTCGACACGTGGTCTCTTGGGTGCGTCATGGCCGAGATGCTCACCGGCAAGACGCTGTTCCTcggcgatgatgatgatgacgatgatgatgacgacgacacAAACAATGAGATCATCCAACTCTGGAGCATCTTCCGCTTGCTCGGGACGCCGGACGACAGGACGTGGCCGGAGTTCACATCGTTGCCGCACACCGCCAAGGCCCTACGACTCCTACCGCCGGGGCACAAGGAGAACAAGCTGCGGGAACTGTTCCCTCGAGAGAAGCTCTCCGACGAAGGATTCCAGTTGCTGCAAGGCCTCCTCACCTGCAACCCCGACAAGCGACTGACGGCGGCCGCGGCGCTCAAACACCGATGGTTTGCTGCTCCTCGTCCTGCCACTGCCGCGGCAAAGGGCGGCGCTTTGCCGTTGACGGTAAAGAAGGCACCAAGGATCAAGTTCATCCCGCCGGCCATGCCACAGAAG GGAACGCAGCACAACAAGTGTAATTGA